TCAGCGCCGACCACAGCGCCGCGACCCGGGTGAACTTGAGCTGCGGTTTGGCCGGCTCGGGTTGGGGCGGCAGGCCGGCTGTGCCCGGCTCGGCGGCGGGGTGATCGGGCGATGATGGTGTCGGATCGCTGGTCATGGGTTCATCTTTGCCGGTTCGGGGAGCGAAGAAAACATCGCCGGGCCGTCGGTGGCCACATTCCGGTGCGGGGCGATCGTCGCTTACGGTAGGTGGGTGAGTGAACCAGACCGCTCCGACTCGTGGCCCGCGATCCTGACCTGGCGCGCGCACGACGAGCCACGCATGGAATCGGTGCGGGTGCAGCTGCAGGGCAAGCGGATCAAGGCCTACGGCCGGATCGTCGCCGCCGCGACCTCGTCGCACCCGGCCTTCTCCGCCTCGTACACGCTGGTCACCGACGAGTCCGGAGCCACCAAGCGGCTGTCGATGTCGGTCACCCTCGCCGAGCGGGAACGGCAGCTGTCCATCGCCCGCGACGAGGAGAACATGTGGCTGGTGCAGCAGCACACCGGTGAGACCAGCCGGGCCGCCTACGACGGCGCCCTCGACGTCGACGTGATCTTCAGCCCGTTCTTCAACGCCCTGCCGATCCGGCGCACCGAGCTGTACCGGCGCACCGAGACGATCTCGGTGCCGGTCGTCTACGTGCGGCTGCCGGAGGTGTCGGTGGAACCGGAGACCCTCACCTACAGCAGCTCGCCGGAGGGCATCAAGGTGCATTCGCCGGTCGCCGAGACCACCATGACCGTCGACCCCGACGGGTTCATCGTCGACTATCCCGGACTGGCAGCGCGGATCTGATCACGCCGCCGGCGCGGCCCTGCGCGGCGAGCTCCTCACGCCAGCGCTCCTCGCCGATCACCACGGTGACGATGTCGGGGCGGGGGAAGCTCTCGTAGCGGGTCCGGGCGGCGTGCCCGGCCTCGACCAGATCGGTGATGGGCCGGCCGTCCACCAGTTCGGCACGGGCGTGGTGCAGCAGATCGAGGGCCCGGTCGAGCACCGGCACCAACTGTTCGGCGTTGGCCTCGCACATCGCCCGCACCAGGTCCGGTGCGGTGGCCGCGACCCGGGTGCCGTCCCGGAACGAGCCGGCGGCCAGCGCGAACGCCAGCGGCACGTCGCCGGCGGTGACCGCCAGCGCCTCGGCGAGCAGGTGCGGCAGGTGTGAAATCGTCGCCGCCGCCGCGTCGTGCTCGTCGGAGCGGGCCGGCACCACGAACGACCCGCAGTCCAGGGCCAGCGCCATCACCTGGGCCCAGATGTGCGGGTCGACATGGTCGTCGACGGCCACCACCCAGGGGGCGCCGGTGAACAGTCCGGCGTCGCCGGCGGCCCAGCCGGATTCGGCGGTGCCGGCCATCGGGTGCCCGCCGACGAAGCGGTCCAGCAGCCCGACCGCGCGGACCTCCTCGAGCACCCGGCCCTTGACGCTGGTGACGTCGGTGAGCGGACAGCCGGGCGCGGTGTCGCGGATGTGGGCGAGCAGGATCGGCAGCGCCGGCACCGGCACCGCAAGCACGACCAGCGCGTCGGCGGCCGCCGCCCGCCGCAGCGCCTCGTCGAGGTTGTCGGTCGCGTCGAAGCCCTCGGCGCGGGCCGCCCGCACCGCCTCGACCGAGCGGTTGTAGCCGAACACCTCCCGGCCGGCGGCCCGGGCCGCCCGCAGCAACGATCCGCCGATGAGACCCAGACCGAGCACGCAGACCGGAGGTTTCGTCACCTTCTAAGGTTGGCACACCCGGCCCGGCCGGCTGCGCCCGCTGGGTTCTCGTTTCTGGTAAACGCCCAGGCAGCGGACTACCGTTAGCGCTCATGGGAGCACAACGTTCCTCGGCACAGCGGCAGGCCGCCGACACCCCGGACGGCTTCGGTGTCGCCGTGGTTCGCGAGGACGGCAGGTGGCGGTGTGCCCCGATGCGCAAGGCCGCATTGACCAGCCTGGCCGCCGCCGAAGCCGAGCTCCGTCAGATCCGAAGCACCGGGGCGGTATTCGGCCTGCTCGACATCGACGACGAGTTCTTCGTGATCCTGCGACCCGCCCCCGCGGGGACGCGGATGTTCCTGTCCGACGCCACCGCGGCGCTGGACTACGACCTGGCGGCGGAGGTGCTCGAACACCTCGACAACGACATCACCGAGGAGGAGCTCGAGGAGGCCGAACCCTTCGAGGAGGGCGATCCCGGGCTGCTGTCCGACCTCGGCCTGCCCGAGGCGGTGCTGTGCGTCATCCTCGACGAGACCGACCTGTACGCCGACGAGCAGCTCGGCCGC
The window above is part of the Mycolicibacterium hassiacum DSM 44199 genome. Proteins encoded here:
- a CDS encoding putative glycolipid-binding domain-containing protein — protein: MSEPDRSDSWPAILTWRAHDEPRMESVRVQLQGKRIKAYGRIVAAATSSHPAFSASYTLVTDESGATKRLSMSVTLAERERQLSIARDEENMWLVQQHTGETSRAAYDGALDVDVIFSPFFNALPIRRTELYRRTETISVPVVYVRLPEVSVEPETLTYSSSPEGIKVHSPVAETTMTVDPDGFIVDYPGLAARI
- a CDS encoding prephenate dehydrogenase, whose protein sequence is MTKPPVCVLGLGLIGGSLLRAARAAGREVFGYNRSVEAVRAARAEGFDATDNLDEALRRAAAADALVVLAVPVPALPILLAHIRDTAPGCPLTDVTSVKGRVLEEVRAVGLLDRFVGGHPMAGTAESGWAAGDAGLFTGAPWVVAVDDHVDPHIWAQVMALALDCGSFVVPARSDEHDAAAATISHLPHLLAEALAVTAGDVPLAFALAAGSFRDGTRVAATAPDLVRAMCEANAEQLVPVLDRALDLLHHARAELVDGRPITDLVEAGHAARTRYESFPRPDIVTVVIGEERWREELAAQGRAGGVIRSALPVRDSRR
- a CDS encoding tRNA adenosine deaminase-associated protein, which codes for MGAQRSSAQRQAADTPDGFGVAVVREDGRWRCAPMRKAALTSLAAAEAELRQIRSTGAVFGLLDIDDEFFVILRPAPAGTRMFLSDATAALDYDLAAEVLEHLDNDITEEELEEAEPFEEGDPGLLSDLGLPEAVLCVILDETDLYADEQLGRIAREMGFADELAEVLERLGR